One window of the Saccopteryx bilineata isolate mSacBil1 chromosome 2, mSacBil1_pri_phased_curated, whole genome shotgun sequence genome contains the following:
- the COMT gene encoding catechol O-methyltransferase has translation MPEAPPLLLAASLGLVLLALLALVLFLRRRGILFLCWNEFILQPIHNLLMGDSKEQRILRYVLQHAVAGDPQSVLETIDTYCSQKEWAMNVGDKKGQIVDTVLLEQQPSVLLELGAYCGYSAVRMARLLLPSARLLTIELNPDYAAITQQILDFAGLQDKVTVIVGASQDIIPQLKKKYDVDTLDMVFLDHWKDRYLPDTVLLEECGLLRKGTVLLADNVIVPGAPEFLAHVRGSSRFECTHFSSYLEYSQVVDGLEKAVYLGLGSPARA, from the exons ATGCCAGAGGCCCCCCCTCTACTGTTGGCAGCCTCACTGGGCCTAGTGCTGCTGGCGCTGCTGGCCCTCGTGCTCTTCTTGCGGCGCCGTGGCATACTCTTTCTCTGCTGGAACGAGTTCATTTTGCAGCCCATCCACAACCTGCTCATGGGTGACAGCAAGGAGCAGCGCATCCTGCGTTACGTACTGCAGCATGCAGTGGCTGGGGATCCACAGAGCGTGCTGGAGACCATCGACACCTACTGCTCACAGAAGGAGTGGGCCATGAACGTGGGTGACAAGAAAG GTCAGATCGTGGACACAGTGCTGCTGGAGCAGCAGCCCTCCGTGTTGCTGGAGCTGGGGGCTTACTGTGGCTACTCAGCTGTGCGGATGGCTCGCCTGCTGCTACCCAGCGCCCGGCTGCTCACCATCGAGCTCAATCCTGACTATGCTGCCATCACCCAGCAGATACTGGACTTCGCAGGCCTGCAGGACAAG GTAACCGTTATTGTCGGGGCCTCCCAGGACATCATCCCTCAGCTGAAGAAGAAATATGATGTGGACACGCTGGACATGGTCTTCCTCGACCACTGGAAGGACCGATACCTGCCAGACACAGTCCTCCTGGAG GAGTGTGGCCTGTTACGAAAGGGGACAGTGTTGCTGGCTGACAATGTCATCGTCCCAGGAGCACCGGAGTTTCTGGCACATGTGCGTGGGAGCAGCCGCTTTGAGTGCACACACTTCTCCTCCTACCTGGAGTATTCACAGGTGGTCGATGGCCTGGAGAAGGCTGTCTACCTGGGCCTGGGCAGTCCAGCCCGGGCTTGA